The DNA segment ACCCGTGAACCGGTGCCGGTGCCGGCCGCCGGGGTGGAGGGGCGGGCGTTGGCGCTGGTGGGCGGGGGTGATGGTGGGGAGGCACATGTGGGTGCGCACCACGGCGCGGGGCCACATGTGCCCAACCACCACCCGCACCCCCACCCCCACCCCCACACCCACCCCCACACCCACACCCACGGTGGCCACACCCACACCCACCCCACAGCCCCCACCCTCAAAGGCACCCTCCTCCTCGGCTTCGCGGGCGGCCTCGTGCCCAGCCCCTCCGCCGTGGTCGTCCTGGTGGGTGCCGCCGCCCTCGGCCAGGCATGGTTCGGCCTGCTCCTGGTCGTGGCGTACGGCGCCGGCCTCGCCCTGACCCTCACCGCCGCCGGCTTCGCCGTGGTCCGCCTCGGCTCGGTCACCGGCCGCCTCCTGGACCGGAACCCGGCCCGCCGTGCCCACCCCCTCGCCGCCCTGATCCGCCGCGCGGTCCCGCTGGCCTCCGCGCTGGCCGTGCTGGTGCTGGGCGCCGGATTGATGCTCAAGGGGGTCGCAAGCGCTCTCGGCTGAGCTAGGTTGTTCAGGATTCGCGCGACGTGCCATGGGGGGAAGCCCGTGTCAGAACAGCCGGGACGCGATCGGTTGATCGCCGGCCGTTACCGTCTGCTGTCCCCGCTGGGCGAGGGCGGCATGGGCACCGTGTGGCGCGCCCACGACGAGGTGCTCCAGCGCGAGGTGGCCGTCAAGGAGGTACGCGCCCCGGCCGGGCTGCCCGCCGGGGACGTGGAGCGGATGTACGCCCGCCTGGAGCGCGAGGCGTGGGCGGCGGCTCGGGTCGCCCACCCCAACGTGGTCACGGTGTACGACGTGGCGATGGAGGGCGGCCGCCCCTGGATCGTCATGGAGCTGGTGCGCGGCCGCTCGCTCGCCGACATCCTGGAGACCACCGGCCCGCTGTCCGTGACGGAGACCGCCCGCGTCAGCGCCGAGGTGCTGGACGCGCTGCGCGCCGCGCACGACGTCGGCGTACTGCACCGGGACGTGAAGCCGGCCAATGTGCTGCTGTCCGACGACGGCCGGGTGGTGCTGACCGACTTCGGTATCGCCTCGGTCGAGGGCAGCTCTGCGCTGACCATGGCCGGAGAGGTCATCGGCTCGCCCGAATTCCTGTCCCCGGAGCGGGCGTTGGGCCGTACCCCGGGCCCCGGGTCGGACCTGTGGTCGCTGGGCGTGCTGCTGTACGCGGCGGTGGAGGGCGGCTCCCCGTTCCGGCACGACACCCCGCTGGCCACCCTGCGCGCCGTGGTGGACGAGCCCCTGCCGCCCCCGCGCCTGGCGGGCCCGCTCACCCCGGTCATCGAGGGCCTGCTCCGCAAGGACCCCGAGGAACGGCTGCCCGCCGAGCAGGCCGCCCGTGACCTGCGGCTGATCGCGGCCGGGGGCGCGCCCACGACCCGTGTGGCCTACGTACCGCCACCCCCGCCGACCGTGCCGCTGCCGGAGGGCGAGCCCGACCCGGGGCCACCGGTGCGCGAACGCCGGGCCGGTGTCGTCCTGGTGATCGGCGTGCTCGCCCTGGTCCTGGCGCTGGCCGGGCTGACGTACACCCTGCTGCACCGGGACGACGGCGACCGGAACGAGGGCGGGAGCACGCCGAGCGCGACAGTGACGAAGACCGGTGAGCCCCGCTCCCCCACGCCGACCAGCCACGAGCCGTCGCCGTCGACCTCCAAGAGCAGCGCGCCGCCGAGCAGCAGCGAGCCCGCGCAGTCGGTACGGGTGGCGCTGAGCGGTGAGCACACGCGGTACGAGGGGAGTTGTCCGCCGCCGGAGGCCGAGTCGCCGGTGTTCACCGCGACGTTCACCGTGGGGCGGCTGCCCGCCGAGGTGCGGTACCGGTGGAAGCTGAGGCATGGCTCGTTCGAGGGCCGGGAGTGGCGCACGCTGTCCTTCCCCGAGGGCGGGGAGCGGACGCGGCAGGCGCGGGTGACCGTGCGGACGAACGACGAGGACGGCGCGTCGGAGAACGCGATCAGCGTCGAGGTGCGCGAGCCGGAGCGGGCCACGTCCGACGAGGTGCCGTTCACCGTGACGTGTGACAAGACGACGGAGACCCCGTCGGACGGGGCCTCCGCTTCATCCTCTGGCACACCGTGATATTTCGTTCGTCCGAGTGAGTCCCGCACGGCTCACATTGACGGGGTCACCCTGGTGGACGGTGGGGGGTCAGGCCGCGTTGGTGAGCACGGGGAGATAGCCGCCGGACTGTCCGGCCGCCGTCGGGTGGTACGACTCGCCGATGTTGGTCCAGTTGACGCTGTGCAGCCAGGAGTTGCTGGAGCAGATCTCATGGCCGGTGAAGGTGGTCCGGACGTCGCCGAAGACGAAGCCGTGGGCCTGGGCGCGCTTCTGGATGGCGCTGTCCATGTAGTCGGAGGCGCTGTTGATCGCGGAGCGCTTGGTCTCGGAGAGGCCGAGGCAGCTCTGGCCGAGCAGGTAGAAGCGCGGGTAGCCGATGACGACCACGCGGGCGGAGGGGGACTTGGCGCTGATCGCGTTGTACACGGCGTCGAGCTTGCCGGGCAGGGTGGAGTCGACGTAGGCGCGGGCGGTGTTGATCCGGGACAGACAGGTGCTGTCGGAGGAGATGACACAGGTGGTCATGACGTCGGCGAAGCCGGCGTCATTGCCGCCGATGGTGATGGACACCAGGCCGGTGGAGGAGTTGAGCGAGCCCAGCTGGTTCGCCAGGACGTCGTCCGTGGTGGCGCCCGAACAGGCGTTGAAGGCGAACGAGGACGGGCCGTGCGCGGCGTTCCAGAGGTAGGGGTACGCCTTGGTACTGCGGTCGCAGTCGCCGCTGGAGCTGATGTAACTGCCTGAGCCGACCCCGGAGGAGTAGGAGTCGCCGAGCGCCACATAGCCGCCGGTGGCGGCCTGCGACGATCCGGCACCGGCGAGGGTGAAGCCGGTGGCGAGGAGGAGTGAAGCCACGTATGCCGCAATTCGGGTACGTCTCATGGAACCTCCCTTTAGCAGGATCTCTGCCACAACTTTGGTACCAGCTACGCGCGTTGACGGGAAGTGTTCATGCCAAAACAATTTCGGGTCTCAACCATGATCGGCCGATTGAACTGACGCCTCGCCACATAGCACAAGCCACAGGCGGGTTCATGGACAATCCCCCGGAAGGGTCACGGAGACAGAGGTCGTCTTGACGCCCTCGGAGCGGCTGCGCCACATTGAAGCCCGGCATCCGGCGCGTCGGGGGGCAAAGTCGGCCCATGCGGTCCTCAACTGGCAACAGATCCACGGCAGATGGCTTTACAGCGGGTGAAGGTGGGCGGCGGGCAGGTCCGGGGAGGGACCTGTCGGCACTGCTCGCCGGAGCCGCGACCGGCATCGCCGCGTGCGGCGCGCTGCTCGCGCTCATCGGCTCCGGCTCACCGCTGCGCGGCCCGTGCGCGCTGTTCTTCCTGCTCGCCGCACCCGCCCTGGCCATCGCCGTGGCACTGCGCGGTCTCGACCCCTTCGGCCGGCTGATCGCCGCGCTCGCGGGGGCGGTGGCGCTCGACATGCTGGTCGCCCAGGCCATGTTGACCGTGCACCGCTGGTCGGTGACCGGCGGGATCGTCGCCGTGACCGCACTCAGCCTGCTGATCCTTGCGGCCGGCCGGGTACGGCAGCGACCGGGCGCACGGGAGGGGAGCAAAACAGGCCAAAGTTTCGTAACGGCCAAACCAACTGATTCGTGAGACCAC comes from the Streptomyces seoulensis genome and includes:
- a CDS encoding serine/threonine-protein kinase; the encoded protein is MIAGRYRLLSPLGEGGMGTVWRAHDEVLQREVAVKEVRAPAGLPAGDVERMYARLEREAWAAARVAHPNVVTVYDVAMEGGRPWIVMELVRGRSLADILETTGPLSVTETARVSAEVLDALRAAHDVGVLHRDVKPANVLLSDDGRVVLTDFGIASVEGSSALTMAGEVIGSPEFLSPERALGRTPGPGSDLWSLGVLLYAAVEGGSPFRHDTPLATLRAVVDEPLPPPRLAGPLTPVIEGLLRKDPEERLPAEQAARDLRLIAAGGAPTTRVAYVPPPPPTVPLPEGEPDPGPPVRERRAGVVLVIGVLALVLALAGLTYTLLHRDDGDRNEGGSTPSATVTKTGEPRSPTPTSHEPSPSTSKSSAPPSSSEPAQSVRVALSGEHTRYEGSCPPPEAESPVFTATFTVGRLPAEVRYRWKLRHGSFEGREWRTLSFPEGGERTRQARVTVRTNDEDGASENAISVEVREPERATSDEVPFTVTCDKTTETPSDGASASSSGTP
- a CDS encoding SGNH/GDSL hydrolase family protein, translating into MRRTRIAAYVASLLLATGFTLAGAGSSQAATGGYVALGDSYSSGVGSGSYISSSGDCDRSTKAYPYLWNAAHGPSSFAFNACSGATTDDVLANQLGSLNSSTGLVSITIGGNDAGFADVMTTCVISSDSTCLSRINTARAYVDSTLPGKLDAVYNAISAKSPSARVVVIGYPRFYLLGQSCLGLSETKRSAINSASDYMDSAIQKRAQAHGFVFGDVRTTFTGHEICSSNSWLHSVNWTNIGESYHPTAAGQSGGYLPVLTNAA